In Clostridium sp. JN-1, one genomic interval encodes:
- the rpsH gene encoding 30S ribosomal protein S8: MVMTDPIADLLTRIRNANIVKHETVEIPSSNTKKAILDIMLQEGYIKDLEEYKDGCVNMVRLSMKYGRGKERVITGLKRISKPGLRVYCRKEEIPRVLNGLGIAIISTSRGIVTDKEARKLGVGGEVLCYIW, translated from the coding sequence ATGGTAATGACTGATCCGATTGCAGATTTACTAACACGTATAAGAAATGCAAATATAGTTAAACATGAAACTGTGGAGATACCTTCTTCCAATACAAAGAAGGCTATTTTAGATATAATGCTTCAAGAAGGATATATTAAAGATTTAGAGGAGTACAAAGATGGCTGTGTTAACATGGTAAGACTTTCAATGAAATATGGCCGCGGTAAAGAAAGAGTTATAACTGGTCTTAAGAGAATATCAAAACCAGGATTAAGAGTTTATTGTAGAAAAGAAGAAATTCCTAGAGTATTAAATGGTTTAGGAATAGCCATAATATCTACTTCAAGAGGAATTGTTACAGATAAAGAAGCAAGAAAATTAGGAGTAGGCGGAGAAGTACTTTGTTACATATGGTAA
- the rpmD gene encoding 50S ribosomal protein L30 yields MAKIKITLCKSLIGRKKDHIATVNALGLRKIRKTVVHEDTPQIRGMINKVSYLLSVEEA; encoded by the coding sequence TTGGCTAAAATTAAAATAACTTTATGTAAGAGTTTAATAGGTAGGAAAAAAGATCATATTGCTACTGTTAATGCTCTAGGATTAAGAAAAATAAGAAAAACAGTTGTACATGAGGATACTCCTCAAATCAGAGGTATGATAAATAAAGTTAGCTATCTTTTAAGTGTAGAAGAAGCGTAA
- the rpsE gene encoding 30S ribosomal protein S5: MRIDPSTLNLKEKVVFINRVAKVVKGGRNFRFSALVVVGDENGHIGVGTGKSIEIPEAIRKAVDDAKKKLIEVPIVGTTVPHDIEGCFGTGKVLIKKSAEGTGVIAGGPARAVLELAGLKDVRAKSLGSNNPRNMVNATLNGLSRLRTADQVASLRGKTVEEILG, encoded by the coding sequence ATGAGAATCGATCCTAGCACTTTAAATCTTAAAGAAAAAGTTGTATTTATAAACAGAGTTGCTAAGGTTGTTAAAGGTGGTAGAAATTTCAGATTTAGTGCCCTTGTAGTTGTTGGAGACGAAAACGGACATATTGGGGTAGGAACTGGTAAATCTATCGAAATACCTGAAGCAATCAGAAAAGCAGTAGACGATGCTAAAAAGAAATTAATAGAAGTTCCAATAGTAGGTACAACTGTACCACATGATATAGAAGGTTGTTTTGGTACTGGAAAAGTACTTATAAAGAAGTCTGCAGAAGGTACTGGAGTTATAGCAGGAGGTCCTGCTAGAGCTGTACTTGAACTTGCAGGTTTAAAAGATGTTAGAGCTAAATCTTTAGGTTCTAATAATCCAAGAAATATGGTTAACGCTACTCTAAACGGTTTGTCTAGATTAAGAACAGCTGATCAAGTTGCCAGCTTAAGAGGAAAAACCGTTGAAGAGATTTTAGGTTAG
- the rplQ gene encoding 50S ribosomal protein L17, whose product MARQRKLGRPTDQRRAMLRNLVTSFLKHGKIQTTQTRAIETKNLAEKMITLAKRGDLHARRQVLSFITEEEVVKNLFDTVAPKYAERNGGYTRMYKMGPRRGDAAELVILELV is encoded by the coding sequence ATGGCAAGACAACGTAAATTAGGTCGTCCAACTGATCAGAGAAGAGCAATGCTTAGAAATCTTGTTACTAGTTTTCTAAAGCATGGTAAAATACAAACAACTCAAACTAGAGCAATAGAAACAAAGAATTTAGCTGAAAAAATGATCACTCTTGCAAAAAGAGGAGATCTTCACGCTAGAAGACAGGTTCTTTCTTTTATAACTGAAGAAGAAGTTGTTAAAAATTTATTTGATACTGTGGCTCCTAAATATGCTGAAAGAAACGGCGGATATACAAGAATGTATAAAATGGGACCAAGAAGAGGCGACGCTGCAGAATTAGTTATACTAGAGTTAGTATAA
- the infA gene encoding translation initiation factor IF-1 — MSKDDVIEMQGTVLEALPNAMFEVKLESGHKILAHISGKLRMNFIRILPGDKVTVELSPYDLTRGRITWRAK; from the coding sequence ATGTCAAAAGATGATGTTATAGAAATGCAGGGTACTGTTTTAGAGGCATTACCTAATGCAATGTTTGAAGTTAAATTAGAGAGCGGACATAAAATATTAGCGCATATATCAGGTAAATTGAGAATGAACTTTATAAGGATTCTTCCAGGCGATAAAGTTACTGTGGAGTTATCTCCATATGATTTGACAAGAGGAAGAATAACTTGGAGAGCAAAGTAA
- the rpmJ gene encoding 50S ribosomal protein L36 codes for MKVRPSVKPMCEKCKIIKRKGRVMVICENPKHKQKQG; via the coding sequence ATGAAAGTAAGACCATCAGTTAAGCCTATGTGTGAAAAATGTAAAATCATAAAGAGAAAAGGAAGAGTAATGGTTATCTGTGAAAATCCTAAACACAAACAAAAGCAAGGTTAA
- a CDS encoding adenylate kinase translates to MKIVLLGPPGAGKGTQAKLISEKYSIPHISTGDIFRKNISEKTKLGVEAKRYMDNGQLVPDQVTIDIVKDRLSKNDCKEGFLLDGFPRTVKQAEALDEFLNENHNKIDAALLIDVEEKFILERMTGRRVCPSCGASYHIRFNPPKVEGKCDACDSDLIQRKDDTEATVKERLDVYNQQTQPLVDYYKNQNALLKVEGTKEINQVFDEICDALKAVK, encoded by the coding sequence TTGAAAATAGTTTTGTTAGGTCCTCCGGGAGCAGGAAAAGGCACGCAAGCAAAATTAATTAGTGAAAAGTACTCTATACCACATATATCTACAGGTGATATTTTTAGAAAAAACATTTCTGAAAAGACTAAACTTGGTGTTGAAGCAAAAAGATACATGGATAATGGTCAGTTAGTACCAGATCAAGTTACTATAGATATAGTTAAGGATAGATTGAGCAAAAATGATTGCAAAGAAGGATTTCTATTAGATGGTTTTCCAAGGACAGTTAAGCAAGCAGAAGCATTAGATGAATTCTTAAATGAAAATCATAATAAGATAGATGCAGCACTGCTCATAGATGTTGAAGAAAAATTCATCTTAGAGAGAATGACTGGAAGAAGAGTTTGTCCATCATGCGGTGCAAGTTATCATATAAGATTTAATCCTCCTAAAGTAGAGGGTAAATGCGATGCTTGTGATAGTGACTTAATACAAAGAAAAGATGACACAGAAGCAACTGTTAAGGAAAGGTTAGATGTTTATAATCAACAAACTCAACCGCTTGTTGATTATTACAAGAATCAAAATGCATTACTTAAAGTAGAAGGAACAAAGGAAATAAATCAAGTATTTGATGAAATATGTGATGCTTTAAAAGCAGTCAAATAA
- the rpsK gene encoding 30S ribosomal protein S11 yields the protein MAAGSKTKKTRRKKERKNVEHGCAHIRSTFNNSIVTITDAFGNTLSWASAGGLGFRGSRKSTPFAAQMAAETSAKTAMEHGLKSVEVYVKGPGAGREAAIRSLQAAGLEVTLIKDVTPIPHNGCRPPKRRRV from the coding sequence ATGGCAGCTGGATCAAAAACTAAGAAGACAAGAAGAAAAAAAGAAAGAAAAAATGTTGAACATGGCTGTGCACATATAAGATCAACTTTTAACAATTCAATTGTTACTATAACTGATGCATTTGGAAATACATTATCATGGGCTAGTGCAGGCGGATTAGGTTTTAGAGGATCAAGAAAAAGTACTCCATTTGCAGCGCAAATGGCTGCTGAAACATCAGCAAAAACAGCTATGGAACATGGTTTAAAAAGTGTAGAGGTGTATGTAAAGGGACCAGGAGCAGGTAGAGAAGCTGCAATAAGATCACTACAAGCTGCTGGATTAGAAGTTACATTAATAAAGGATGTTACTCCTATACCACATAACGGATGCAGACCACCAAAGAGAAGAAGAGTTTAG
- the rplO gene encoding 50S ribosomal protein L15: MKLHELKPANGSRRAPKRIGRGTGSGWGRNAGKGENGQKARSGGGVRLGFEGGQMPLFRRLPKRGFKNLFAKEFAVINVDRLNVFDEGTEVTTELLLSKGIVNKSKNGVKILGNGELEKKLTVKAAKFSKSAVEKIEAAGGKVEVI; this comes from the coding sequence ATGAAACTTCATGAGTTAAAACCGGCAAATGGATCAAGAAGAGCACCAAAAAGAATAGGTAGAGGTACTGGTTCAGGATGGGGAAGAAATGCTGGTAAAGGTGAAAATGGACAGAAAGCTAGATCCGGCGGCGGAGTAAGATTAGGCTTCGAAGGAGGTCAAATGCCTTTATTTAGAAGACTTCCTAAGAGAGGATTTAAAAACTTATTTGCCAAAGAGTTTGCAGTTATAAATGTTGATAGATTAAATGTATTTGATGAAGGTACAGAAGTAACAACAGAATTATTACTATCAAAAGGTATCGTAAATAAGTCAAAAAACGGAGTTAAGATACTTGGAAATGGTGAATTAGAAAAGAAACTAACAGTTAAAGCAGCAAAATTCTCAAAGTCGGCTGTAGAAAAAATAGAAGCAGCTGGAGGAAAAGTTGAGGTGATATAG
- a CDS encoding type Z 30S ribosomal protein S14, with product MARKALIEKWKKEPKYSTRAYTRCRICGRPHSVLKKYGICRICFRELAYKGEIPGCRKASW from the coding sequence GTGGCACGTAAAGCTTTAATAGAAAAGTGGAAAAAGGAACCAAAGTATTCAACTAGAGCTTATACAAGATGTAGAATATGTGGAAGACCACATTCTGTATTAAAAAAATATGGTATATGCCGTATTTGTTTTAGAGAGCTTGCATACAAAGGTGAAATACCAGGATGCAGGAAAGCTAGTTGGTAA
- a CDS encoding DNA-directed RNA polymerase subunit alpha, with amino-acid sequence MLEIEKPKIECVETNEDGTYGKFVVEPLERGYGITLGNALRRILLSSLPGVAANNIKIDGVLHEFSTVPGVKEDVAELILNIKCLALKMTDEGPKTIYIDEQGPGEVTAGDIKTDGSVEIINKDLHIATLDDNGKLYMEIQVNTGRGYVAQNKNKSEDMPIGTIAVDSIYTPIKRVNFVVGNTRVGQITDYDKLSLEVWTNGTIMPDEAISLSAKILIEHFKLFMTLTDHANNVEIMVEKEEDKKEKVLEMTIEELDLSVRSYNCLKRAGINTVQELTERTMDDMMKVRNLGKKSLEEVQQKLEVLGLSLKQSEE; translated from the coding sequence GTGTTAGAAATAGAAAAGCCCAAAATAGAATGTGTAGAAACTAATGAAGATGGCACTTATGGTAAATTTGTAGTTGAACCGTTAGAAAGAGGCTATGGTATTACTCTTGGTAATGCGTTGAGGAGAATTCTTCTTTCCTCATTGCCTGGAGTTGCTGCTAATAATATCAAGATAGATGGAGTACTCCATGAATTTTCTACAGTTCCTGGAGTAAAAGAAGATGTTGCTGAGCTAATATTGAATATCAAGTGTCTGGCTTTAAAGATGACAGATGAAGGTCCTAAAACTATATATATAGATGAACAAGGACCTGGTGAAGTTACTGCAGGAGATATAAAAACAGATGGTTCTGTTGAAATAATCAATAAGGATTTACATATAGCCACTTTGGATGACAATGGTAAGTTGTATATGGAAATTCAGGTTAACACAGGTAGAGGCTATGTTGCTCAAAACAAAAACAAATCGGAAGATATGCCTATAGGAACTATAGCTGTGGATTCGATATATACTCCTATTAAAAGAGTTAACTTTGTTGTAGGAAATACAAGGGTTGGCCAAATCACTGATTATGATAAGTTATCTCTTGAGGTATGGACTAATGGTACAATAATGCCAGATGAAGCTATAAGTTTGTCAGCTAAGATTTTAATAGAACATTTTAAATTATTCATGACTTTAACGGATCATGCTAATAATGTTGAAATAATGGTAGAAAAAGAAGAAGATAAAAAAGAGAAAGTCTTAGAAATGACTATTGAAGAACTTGACCTTTCTGTTAGAAGTTATAATTGTTTAAAAAGAGCTGGTATAAATACTGTTCAAGAGTTAACAGAGAGAACTATGGATGATATGATGAAGGTTAGAAACCTTGGTAAAAAGTCCTTAGAAGAAGTTCAACAAAAGCTTGAAGTATTAGGTTTGTCGCTAAAACAAAGTGAGGAATAA
- the rpsM gene encoding 30S ribosomal protein S13: protein MARIAGIDLPKEKRIEIGLTYIYGIGLSTSHKILKETGVNPDTRVKDLTEGEVNTLRDYVNKYVKVEGDLRRETALNIKRLVEIGCYRGIRHRRGLPVRGQKTKTNARTRKGPKKMIGAKKRK, encoded by the coding sequence ATGGCAAGAATAGCAGGTATTGACCTACCAAAAGAAAAAAGAATAGAAATAGGTCTAACATATATATATGGCATAGGATTATCAACTTCTCATAAGATTCTTAAAGAAACTGGAGTTAATCCTGATACAAGAGTCAAGGATTTAACCGAAGGAGAAGTTAATACATTAAGAGATTACGTAAACAAATACGTAAAAGTTGAAGGTGACTTAAGAAGAGAAACAGCTCTTAATATTAAGAGATTAGTGGAAATTGGTTGTTATAGAGGAATAAGACATAGGAGAGGTCTTCCAGTAAGAGGACAAAAAACAAAGACAAATGCAAGAACAAGAAAAGGTCCTAAGAAAATGATAGGAGCTAAAAAGAGAAAATAA
- the secY gene encoding preprotein translocase subunit SecY — MLSTLRNAWKVPELRKRLIFTLLMIAIFRMGNYIPVPGIDTSKVANLTKSGSLFGFYDLISGGAFSRFSIFAMGVVPFINSSIIFQLLQVAIPRLEQLSKEGEEGRKRIQEYTRYASIPLGVIQAFSTYVIISRANALQNPSSKLNIFVIILTLTTASTFLMWLGDRITDKGIGNGVSLLIFFNIISRFPATLYQLAQLQKAETVDFVQSTLFILAVIVLLVLVVITSLSERRIPVQYAGKMASGGRLYKGQSTNIPINVNGAAVIGIIFAISVMQFPITIGMFWPNSAFYKFVTASPFSPFKESTWQYAVLYFLLTIFFTWFYTEVTFKPDEMAENMHKSSGFIPGIRPGEPTATYIDRVLAKVSIIGGAFAGVIAIAPILAATYTNFKDIYFGGTGLLIIVNVALETIRQLKSQLVMRHYQGFLKD; from the coding sequence GTGCTATCAACCTTGCGTAATGCATGGAAAGTTCCTGAACTAAGAAAGAGATTGATATTTACATTACTTATGATAGCAATTTTCAGGATGGGAAATTATATTCCTGTTCCTGGAATTGATACTTCAAAGGTTGCAAACTTAACTAAGAGTGGATCTTTGTTTGGATTTTATGATTTAATATCAGGTGGTGCATTTAGTAGATTTAGTATATTTGCAATGGGAGTAGTTCCATTCATAAATTCTTCCATCATATTTCAGTTACTTCAAGTTGCAATTCCAAGATTGGAACAGCTTTCTAAAGAAGGAGAAGAAGGAAGAAAAAGGATACAGGAATATACAAGATATGCTTCAATACCACTTGGAGTAATTCAGGCATTTAGTACATATGTTATAATAAGTAGAGCAAATGCCCTCCAAAATCCATCAAGTAAGTTAAATATATTTGTCATAATACTTACCTTAACGACTGCTTCAACTTTCTTGATGTGGTTAGGTGATAGAATAACAGACAAGGGAATAGGAAATGGTGTATCACTTTTGATTTTTTTCAATATTATTTCTAGATTTCCAGCTACGCTTTATCAGTTAGCACAATTACAAAAGGCAGAAACTGTTGATTTTGTACAGTCAACATTATTTATTTTAGCAGTGATTGTATTACTTGTACTAGTTGTAATTACTAGCTTATCAGAGAGAAGAATTCCTGTGCAATATGCAGGAAAGATGGCAAGTGGCGGTAGATTATATAAAGGTCAATCTACTAATATACCAATAAATGTTAATGGTGCTGCTGTTATTGGAATTATATTTGCAATTTCAGTTATGCAATTTCCAATTACGATAGGTATGTTTTGGCCAAATTCAGCTTTTTATAAGTTTGTAACTGCGAGTCCATTTAGTCCATTTAAAGAAAGCACTTGGCAATATGCAGTATTGTACTTTTTATTGACTATATTCTTTACATGGTTCTATACGGAAGTTACGTTTAAACCTGATGAAATGGCTGAAAACATGCATAAGTCTTCAGGTTTTATACCTGGAATAAGACCAGGGGAACCAACTGCCACCTATATAGATAGGGTTCTCGCTAAGGTTTCAATAATAGGTGGTGCTTTTGCCGGAGTAATAGCCATAGCACCTATATTAGCAGCAACGTATACCAACTTTAAAGATATATATTTTGGCGGTACTGGTTTACTTATTATAGTAAATGTTGCACTTGAAACTATAAGGCAATTAAAGTCACAATTGGTAATGCGTCATTACCAAGGATTCTTAAAGGATTAA
- the rpsD gene encoding 30S ribosomal protein S4 — MARYTGSTCRLCRREGLKLFLKGDRCYTDKCAFSRRGYAPGQHGQSRKKMSNYGVQLREKQKARRIYGILEGQFRNYYAKAEKLRGITGENLLRLLEMRLDNVVFKLGFGNSRSESRQLVNHGHFLVNGKKVDIPSYQVSINDVITVREKSKSTEKFKTFAENPKTLPAWLEGSSENFEGKILREPLREDIDVPVNETLIVELYSK, encoded by the coding sequence ATGGCAAGATATACTGGATCAACATGCAGACTCTGTAGAAGAGAAGGTTTAAAACTATTTCTAAAAGGAGATAGATGTTATACAGATAAATGTGCATTTTCAAGAAGAGGATATGCACCAGGACAGCACGGACAAAGCAGAAAAAAAATGTCTAACTATGGTGTTCAATTAAGAGAAAAACAAAAAGCTAGAAGAATATATGGAATACTTGAAGGACAATTTAGAAATTACTATGCGAAAGCCGAAAAACTTAGAGGTATAACAGGTGAAAACTTGTTAAGACTATTAGAAATGAGACTTGATAACGTAGTATTCAAACTAGGATTTGGAAATTCAAGAAGTGAATCAAGACAATTGGTAAATCACGGACACTTCTTAGTAAATGGTAAGAAAGTAGATATTCCTTCTTATCAAGTATCAATCAATGATGTTATAACTGTAAGAGAAAAAAGTAAATCAACAGAAAAATTTAAGACATTTGCAGAAAATCCAAAGACTTTACCAGCATGGTTAGAGGGAAGTTCAGAAAACTTTGAAGGAAAGATTCTTAGAGAGCCTTTAAGAGAAGACATAGATGTTCCTGTTAATGAAACATTAATAGTAGAATTATATAGTAAATAG
- a CDS encoding energy-coupling factor transporter ATPase gives MSIKIENLTHIYMKGSPFEKKALDDINLNINDGEFVALIGHTGSGKSTLIQHINGLLKPHSGKIIIDGTDITQKNINLNFIRKKVGLVFQYPEYQLFEETIEKDIAFGPKNLGLSNDEIDRRVKKAMEMVELNYEKYKDKSPFELSGGQKRRVAIAGVAAMEPKVLILDEPTAGLDPKGRDGILGQIKKLHKEYNMTIILVSHSMEDVAKVADRIIVMNKGKCILDGEPSKVFKEVDTLESVGLAVPQVTYLARKLRKKGFNISDNIFTVEQAKMEILKILKNDGRAKND, from the coding sequence ATGTCAATTAAAATAGAAAATTTAACTCATATATATATGAAGGGTTCACCCTTTGAAAAAAAGGCACTTGATGATATAAATTTAAATATAAATGATGGAGAATTTGTTGCTTTAATTGGGCATACTGGTTCAGGAAAGTCTACACTTATTCAGCACATAAATGGACTTTTGAAACCTCATTCAGGAAAAATAATAATAGATGGTACAGATATAACTCAAAAGAATATAAATCTTAACTTTATAAGAAAAAAAGTAGGACTTGTATTTCAATATCCTGAGTATCAGCTTTTTGAAGAAACTATAGAAAAAGACATTGCTTTTGGACCTAAGAATTTGGGCTTAAGTAATGATGAGATAGATAGAAGAGTAAAAAAGGCTATGGAGATGGTTGAACTTAACTATGAAAAGTATAAAGATAAGTCGCCATTTGAGCTAAGCGGCGGTCAAAAACGTAGAGTAGCTATAGCAGGAGTAGCAGCTATGGAACCTAAGGTACTCATTCTAGACGAACCAACTGCAGGACTTGATCCCAAAGGAAGAGATGGCATTTTAGGACAGATAAAAAAGTTACATAAAGAATACAATATGACTATAATACTTGTGTCTCACAGCATGGAAGATGTAGCAAAAGTAGCAGATAGAATAATTGTTATGAACAAGGGAAAATGTATACTTGACGGGGAACCATCTAAGGTATTTAAAGAAGTTGATACCTTGGAAAGTGTTGGGCTTGCCGTACCACAAGTAACTTACCTTGCAAGAAAGCTTAGAAAAAAAGGATTTAATATATCAGATAATATATTTACTGTTGAGCAGGCAAAAATGGAAATATTAAAGATATTAAAAAATGATGGGAGAGCTAAAAATGATTAA
- the rplR gene encoding 50S ribosomal protein L18 gives MFNKQDKNKTRVRRHLRVRKKIFGTAERPRLSVYRSDKNISAQIIDDINGVTLVSASTVGKEFTEPGNNKEAAKKVGELIAKKALEKGIKEVVFDRGGYVYHGRVQSLAEGARESGLQF, from the coding sequence ATGTTTAATAAACAGGATAAAAACAAGACTAGAGTAAGACGTCATCTAAGAGTTCGTAAGAAGATCTTTGGAACAGCAGAAAGACCAAGACTTTCAGTTTACAGAAGTGATAAGAACATATCTGCTCAAATCATAGATGATATAAATGGAGTAACTTTAGTTTCTGCTTCAACTGTAGGTAAGGAATTTACTGAACCAGGAAATAATAAAGAGGCAGCAAAAAAAGTTGGAGAGCTAATTGCAAAAAAGGCTTTAGAAAAAGGAATTAAAGAAGTGGTTTTCGATAGAGGCGGATACGTATATCACGGTAGAGTACAAAGTCTTGCTGAAGGTGCAAGAGAGAGCGGCTTACAATTCTAA
- a CDS encoding KOW domain-containing RNA-binding protein, whose amino-acid sequence MLLQSNSCLGKVVYSKAGRDSDKFFIVVDIIDDNYVYICDGKLRTIERPKKKKIKHLGFTSLIAEDIKDLLVSEKKISNAMIREFLQSYDNNKEV is encoded by the coding sequence ATGTTGTTGCAAAGTAATAGCTGTTTAGGAAAAGTAGTTTATTCGAAAGCAGGACGCGATTCTGATAAATTTTTTATAGTAGTTGATATTATAGATGATAATTATGTTTATATATGTGATGGAAAACTTAGGACTATAGAAAGACCTAAGAAGAAGAAAATTAAGCACTTAGGATTTACGAGTTTGATCGCAGAAGATATAAAGGATTTATTGGTATCGGAAAAGAAAATCAGCAATGCTATGATAAGAGAATTTTTGCAGTCTTACGACAATAATAAGGAGGTTTGA
- the rplF gene encoding 50S ribosomal protein L6 has product MSRIGRLPIAIPSGVTLTVTPDNVVTVKGPKGQLEKTMNKEMKIAVENNSVVVTRDSDEKSVRALHGLTRSLINNMVIGVTEGYQRTLELVGVGYRAQLQGKKLVMNLGYSHPIEIKEVAGITYATPNTTTIVVSGIDKELVGTVAAGIRTWRKPEPYKGKGIKYAGEYIKRKEGKTGKK; this is encoded by the coding sequence ATGTCAAGAATAGGAAGGCTTCCTATAGCTATACCGAGTGGTGTAACTTTAACAGTAACACCAGACAACGTTGTTACTGTTAAAGGACCAAAAGGTCAACTTGAAAAAACTATGAACAAAGAAATGAAAATAGCTGTTGAAAATAATTCCGTAGTAGTTACAAGAGATAGCGATGAAAAAAGTGTAAGAGCACTTCATGGATTAACAAGATCATTAATAAATAATATGGTAATTGGAGTAACTGAAGGATACCAAAGAACTTTAGAGCTAGTTGGAGTAGGTTATAGAGCTCAATTACAAGGCAAAAAATTAGTTATGAATCTTGGATATTCACATCCTATCGAAATTAAAGAAGTTGCAGGCATAACATATGCAACACCTAATACAACTACAATTGTAGTAAGCGGCATAGATAAAGAATTAGTTGGTACTGTTGCAGCAGGCATAAGGACATGGAGAAAACCAGAACCTTATAAAGGAAAAGGAATTAAGTATGCAGGCGAATATATAAAGCGTAAGGAAGGCAAAACTGGTAAGAAATAA
- a CDS encoding energy-coupling factor transporter ATPase, with protein MDEKMITCRDLSYKYQSNNKDEAKLALENVTLEVKKGEFLVVLGRNGSGKSTAAKLMNALLVPSSGKVYVGGLDTSKEENVWKVRNKAGMVFQNPDNQIVATIVEEDVAFGPENLGVPSEEIRKRVDQSLKRVNMYEYRRHAPHLLSGGQKQRVAIAGVLAMMPECIIFDESTAMLDPSGRKEVMNTIKELNKNYGITIIFITHYMEEAAEADRIVVIDEGKVAMEGTPRNIFSQVEKMKQLGLDVPQVTELSYELRKSGVNLRKDILTIDEMVDELCQLK; from the coding sequence ATGGATGAAAAGATGATAACATGTAGAGACCTATCATATAAGTATCAGAGTAATAATAAAGATGAAGCTAAATTGGCACTTGAAAATGTTACACTTGAAGTAAAAAAGGGCGAATTTTTAGTTGTATTAGGGAGAAATGGATCAGGAAAATCAACTGCAGCAAAGCTTATGAATGCGCTTTTAGTACCTTCTTCTGGTAAGGTGTATGTAGGTGGATTGGACACATCTAAAGAGGAAAATGTGTGGAAAGTCAGAAATAAAGCAGGTATGGTTTTTCAAAATCCAGATAATCAAATAGTTGCAACAATAGTAGAAGAAGATGTAGCTTTTGGACCTGAAAATTTAGGGGTTCCATCAGAAGAAATAAGGAAAAGAGTAGATCAATCTTTAAAAAGGGTTAATATGTACGAATATAGAAGACACGCACCGCATCTCTTATCAGGAGGACAAAAACAGAGAGTTGCAATAGCAGGAGTACTAGCTATGATGCCAGAATGTATAATATTTGATGAATCAACTGCCATGTTGGATCCATCAGGTAGAAAAGAAGTAATGAATACTATAAAAGAACTAAACAAAAATTATGGTATAACTATTATATTTATAACTCATTACATGGAAGAGGCTGCTGAAGCTGATAGAATAGTAGTTATTGATGAGGGAAAAGTAGCTATGGAAGGTACTCCGAGGAATATATTTAGTCAGGTTGAAAAGATGAAACAATTGGGATTAGATGTACCTCAAGTTACTGAATTATCCTATGAATTGAGAAAAAGTGGTGTGAATTTAAGAAAAGATATATTAACTATAGATGAGATGGTGGATGAATTATGTCAATTAAAATAG